One Sphingobium sp. CAP-1 genomic region harbors:
- a CDS encoding aldehyde dehydrogenase family protein, which produces MIETYTAFFGGERRMAINGETLEAHNPATGDLIGRFPRCGPEDVDAAVESAMTAFSGWREMHPSERAACLLQLAERVEADRDRLLLLDVRDNGSPISEMAVDIVVGVKQLRYFAGMALETRGATMPTGHNRLNFTLRQPFGVCAQLLAFNHPLMFALKTIGAPLVAGNTVIIKPSEYTSLSTLALADHLEACFPPGVVSILPGLGSEAGDALVGHPKVRRVHFIGGEATGRRIQARAANVAVKNVTLELGGKNPLVIWPDADLSAAIDGTIRGMRFNFQGQACGSTSRLLLPHGLKADFLDAVGERMRELRVGLPEDPSTQVGSLVHAGHMTRVLHYIDMGVRDGGRVLTGGTRLTHGALDKGFFVPPTLIADVAQDSDLLRDEIFGPVLTSQTYDGYEQAIALANDSRFGLTASIYTRDLGVAHRFARDVEAGYIWVNDNQSHFLGAPYGGNKDSGIGREEDGSELLSYTEIKNVNFRFE; this is translated from the coding sequence ATGATCGAGACCTATACGGCCTTTTTTGGCGGCGAACGGCGCATGGCCATCAACGGCGAAACGCTCGAAGCCCATAATCCGGCAACCGGTGATCTGATCGGGCGTTTCCCGCGATGCGGACCCGAAGATGTGGATGCTGCCGTCGAATCGGCGATGACGGCTTTTAGCGGCTGGCGGGAAATGCATCCGTCGGAGCGGGCCGCGTGCCTGTTGCAGCTCGCCGAACGGGTAGAGGCCGATCGTGATCGCTTGCTGCTGCTCGACGTGCGGGACAATGGCAGCCCGATCAGCGAGATGGCAGTCGATATCGTCGTCGGCGTGAAGCAATTGCGCTACTTTGCCGGAATGGCGCTGGAAACGCGCGGCGCGACCATGCCGACCGGCCATAATCGGCTGAACTTCACTCTTCGCCAGCCCTTCGGCGTATGCGCGCAATTGCTGGCGTTCAACCATCCGTTGATGTTCGCGCTCAAGACAATCGGCGCGCCGCTGGTGGCAGGCAACACGGTCATCATCAAGCCGTCCGAATATACATCGCTGTCCACGTTGGCGCTGGCGGATCATCTGGAGGCGTGCTTTCCACCCGGCGTCGTCAGCATCCTGCCGGGGCTTGGCAGCGAAGCCGGTGACGCCCTGGTCGGTCATCCCAAGGTGCGGCGGGTCCATTTCATCGGCGGCGAAGCGACCGGACGCCGCATCCAGGCGCGCGCCGCCAACGTTGCCGTCAAGAATGTGACGCTGGAATTGGGGGGCAAGAACCCCCTGGTGATTTGGCCCGATGCAGATTTGTCCGCCGCGATCGATGGCACGATTCGCGGCATGCGCTTCAACTTTCAGGGGCAGGCCTGCGGGTCGACCTCCCGCCTCCTCCTGCCGCACGGATTGAAAGCCGATTTCCTGGACGCCGTTGGTGAACGAATGCGTGAACTTCGGGTCGGGCTTCCGGAAGACCCCTCAACCCAGGTCGGCAGTCTGGTGCATGCCGGCCATATGACGCGCGTGCTGCACTATATCGACATGGGTGTTCGGGATGGGGGACGCGTGCTGACGGGCGGAACCCGGCTGACCCACGGCGCACTGGACAAGGGCTTTTTCGTTCCTCCCACGCTGATTGCTGATGTTGCACAGGACAGCGACCTGCTGCGCGACGAAATATTCGGACCCGTGCTTACCAGCCAGACCTATGACGGCTATGAACAGGCCATCGCACTCGCCAACGACAGCCGTTTCGGCCTGACCGCCAGCATTTACACCCGCGATCTGGGTGTCGCCCACCGCTTTGCCAGAGATGTAGAGGCCGGTTACATCTGGGTTAACGACAATCAGAGCCACTTTCTGGGTGCACCCTATGGCGGCAACAAGGACAGCGGCATCGGACGCGAAGAGGATGGCAGTGAGTTGCTATCCTACACCGAAATCAAGAATGTGAACTTCCGCTTTGAATGA